The Gordonia terrae genome contains the following window.
GAACGCGTGCACGAGACGACACGCGACAACGATCTGAGGTCACCCGGTGAGTTCGTGACGGTCGGGGAGCATCGTCTCCACGTGCTCGACGAGGGTTCGGGTCCGCCGCTGCTGCTCATGGCGGCGCTCGGGAGCAACTGGTTCGATCTCGATCCGCTGGTCGCGCGACTCTCCTCGTCGTGGCGGGTCCTGCGGTACGACCGTCCGGGCTACGGATTGTCCGATCCCATCGGCCGGGGCCACCATCCGTCGCTGCTCGGCGAGGTGGAGCGGATGGCCGCCGTGCTCGACGCGCGTGGCGTCGACGAACCGGTTGTCGTCGTGGGTCATTCGCTGGCGTCGTTGTACGTGGAGGCGTTCGCTCGGCGGTATCCGGAGCGGACCGCTGGCGTGGTCGTGCTCGACGGGTCGTTCGTGTTGTTGCCGTGGCGGATCGTCCCGCTGTCGTTCCGTGTCGGCAACGCGCATCGGCTGGTCGGCGCGGCGCGCGCGGTGACCAGTCGCGTCGGCATTCGCCGCTGGCCGAGTTTCCAGGTGTGGAGCCGTGTGGTGCCGGCTCCCCCCGAGGGTCGCGGAGAGCAGCAGCAGCGGTGGAGCACCCACGTCTTCGGGCAGCCGCCCTATCTGCTCGCCCTGCTCGTCGAGAACGCCGCGTTCGGGTCGATGAACCAGACGTTGCGCAGTCTGCGCCGGT
Protein-coding sequences here:
- a CDS encoding alpha/beta fold hydrolase translates to MHETTRDNDLRSPGEFVTVGEHRLHVLDEGSGPPLLLMAALGSNWFDLDPLVARLSSSWRVLRYDRPGYGLSDPIGRGHHPSLLGEVERMAAVLDARGVDEPVVVVGHSLASLYVEAFARRYPERTAGVVVLDGSFVLLPWRIVPLSFRVGNAHRLVGAARAVTSRVGIRRWPSFQVWSRVVPAPPEGRGEQQQRWSTHVFGQPPYLLALLVENAAFGSMNQTLRSLRRSAPMPGVPTIVVVASSRLPGWRHFWEWKQRRYAEVLDAGGIAVLPRARHFLVSERPDDVAEIIDGVRSLPTRE